The following proteins come from a genomic window of Longimicrobium sp.:
- a CDS encoding M1 family aminopeptidase has translation MSGKFGEVLRFEVRYYLRRVSTWVYFAIFFALATLLMAIGGGMWEDAALSFGGAGGNIKVNSPYALAQITAFVNLFGTIVTAAILGNSVYRDYEAVIHPLFFTSPISRFAYLGGRFAGALLVAALVLASIPLGLMLGSALPGLDAERFQAFRLAAYLQPYLVVVLPTVLFTGALFFALAARTRQMLPNYIGGVVLVFGYILAGAFTQDLDDRRAAGLIDPFFTRTIDFVTRYWSPAEKNARLLPPDGLFVANRLIWVGLGLAVFALVYWRFRFTHVAPERASRRKAVEEAYAPPRRLALPAARRDFGAGARLRQLASVFRRSFRAVVGNRYFLAIVAAAAFFLAFASSEVGKLYGTTTWPVTYSVLEVLGNTFGIFVLIILSFYAGELVWSERDARMSQVHDATPTPTWVPLLAKLAALVAVIAVLQAVVLVTGIMVQAARGYTRFEPGLYLKWLYGVQLVDYVLLCVLVMLVHVLVNNKYLGHLVVILFVVLLPFLPALGLGHNLYRYASGSIGQYSDMNRFGPYLRPFAWFSAYWAAWALLLAVLSNLFWVRGEETGARWRTRLARLRFRRPALAAALVAGALIAGLGGFIFYNTNVLNEYEGPRAEERALARYEKLYKRFERVPQPRVVGANVQADIFPAGQDLRVRGELRLVNRTAAPIDSVHVMVPGEAEVRSLGFDRPARRVLDDRERQYSIYRLAAPLAPGDSLKLRFDLAYVTRGFENSVSNTYVVENGTFFHSTRLPSIGYAAGAELSDDDTRRKYGLKPKERVPRVTDPSARRNNYISRDADWIDFEATLSTSADQVALAPGYLQREWRVGDRRYFHYRMDAPILNFYSFLSARYTVKRDRWRSPGGKDVAIEVYYHHAHPYNVDRMIDAVKKSLDLFTRSFGPYQHRQVRILEFPRYARFAQAFPNTIPYSESIGFIARIDDESDIDFPFYVTAHEVAHQWWAHQVIGAEAQGATVMSETLAQYSAFLVMEKEYGAAQMRRFLEYEMDRYFQGRSIERKKEPPLLLDEGLGYVHYNKGSVAMYALRDYLGEERLNGAIRAFLEEWRFRGPPYPTSLDFYRHLRAATPDSLRYFLGDLFERITLYDNRARAATWRRLPDGKYEVTLSVEAQKLYADSLGNERPAPMRDLVDVGVFGPAPRGKEKDEGPVLYLRKHWVPAGARQIRVVVDRQPARAGLDPYHKLIDRHPDDNVADVRQRGR, from the coding sequence GTGAGCGGCAAGTTCGGCGAGGTGCTGCGCTTCGAGGTGCGGTACTACCTGCGCCGCGTCTCCACCTGGGTGTACTTCGCCATCTTCTTCGCCCTGGCCACGCTGCTGATGGCGATCGGCGGGGGGATGTGGGAGGACGCGGCGCTCTCGTTCGGCGGCGCGGGGGGCAACATCAAGGTCAACTCGCCGTACGCGCTGGCGCAGATCACCGCCTTCGTGAACCTCTTCGGCACCATCGTGACCGCGGCGATCCTGGGCAACTCGGTCTACCGCGACTACGAGGCGGTCATCCACCCCCTCTTCTTCACCAGCCCCATCTCGCGCTTCGCCTACCTGGGCGGGCGCTTCGCGGGGGCGCTCCTGGTGGCGGCGCTGGTGCTGGCCAGCATCCCGCTGGGGCTCATGCTGGGCAGCGCGCTCCCGGGGCTCGACGCGGAGCGCTTCCAGGCGTTCCGGCTGGCGGCGTACCTGCAGCCGTACCTGGTGGTGGTGCTCCCCACCGTCCTCTTCACCGGCGCTCTCTTCTTCGCGCTGGCCGCGCGGACGCGGCAGATGCTGCCGAACTACATCGGCGGGGTGGTGCTGGTGTTCGGCTACATCCTGGCGGGGGCGTTCACGCAGGACCTCGACGACCGCCGCGCGGCGGGGCTCATCGACCCGTTCTTCACGCGCACCATCGACTTCGTGACGCGCTACTGGAGCCCGGCCGAGAAGAACGCCCGGCTCCTGCCGCCGGACGGGCTCTTCGTCGCCAACCGCCTGATCTGGGTGGGGCTGGGGCTCGCCGTCTTCGCCCTGGTCTACTGGCGCTTCCGCTTCACCCACGTGGCGCCGGAGCGCGCCTCGCGGAGGAAGGCCGTGGAAGAGGCGTACGCGCCGCCCCGGCGGCTGGCGCTCCCGGCCGCCCGGCGCGACTTCGGCGCGGGGGCCCGGCTCCGGCAGCTCGCCTCGGTCTTCCGGCGCAGCTTCCGCGCGGTGGTGGGGAACCGCTACTTCCTGGCGATCGTGGCGGCGGCGGCGTTCTTCCTGGCCTTCGCCTCCAGCGAGGTGGGGAAGCTGTACGGGACCACCACCTGGCCGGTGACCTACTCGGTGCTGGAGGTGCTGGGGAACACCTTCGGGATCTTCGTGCTGATCATCCTCAGCTTCTACGCGGGCGAGCTGGTGTGGAGCGAGCGCGACGCGCGCATGAGCCAGGTGCACGACGCCACGCCCACGCCCACCTGGGTGCCGCTCCTGGCCAAGCTGGCGGCGCTGGTGGCGGTGATCGCCGTGCTGCAGGCGGTGGTGCTGGTGACGGGGATCATGGTGCAGGCGGCGCGCGGGTACACCCGCTTCGAGCCGGGGCTGTACCTGAAGTGGCTGTACGGGGTGCAGCTGGTGGACTACGTGCTGCTGTGCGTGCTGGTGATGCTGGTGCACGTGCTGGTGAACAACAAGTACCTGGGCCACCTGGTGGTGATCCTGTTCGTGGTGCTGCTGCCCTTCCTCCCGGCGCTCGGGCTGGGGCACAACCTCTACCGGTACGCCTCGGGGTCGATCGGCCAGTACTCGGACATGAACCGCTTCGGGCCGTACCTGCGGCCCTTCGCCTGGTTCTCGGCGTACTGGGCGGCGTGGGCGCTGCTGCTGGCGGTGCTCAGCAACCTGTTCTGGGTGCGCGGCGAGGAGACGGGCGCCCGCTGGCGCACGCGCCTGGCGCGGCTGCGCTTCCGCCGCCCGGCGCTGGCGGCCGCGCTCGTCGCGGGGGCGCTGATCGCGGGGCTGGGCGGGTTCATCTTCTACAACACCAACGTCCTGAACGAGTACGAGGGGCCGCGGGCCGAGGAGCGCGCGCTGGCCCGCTACGAGAAGCTCTACAAGCGCTTCGAGCGCGTGCCCCAGCCGCGCGTGGTCGGGGCGAACGTGCAGGCCGACATCTTCCCCGCCGGGCAGGACCTCCGCGTGCGCGGCGAGCTGCGCCTGGTGAACCGGACGGCCGCGCCGATCGACTCGGTGCACGTGATGGTCCCCGGCGAGGCGGAGGTGCGCTCGCTGGGCTTCGACCGGCCGGCGCGGCGGGTGCTGGACGACCGCGAGCGCCAGTACTCGATCTACCGCCTGGCGGCGCCGCTCGCGCCGGGCGACTCGCTGAAGCTGCGCTTCGACCTGGCGTACGTGACGCGCGGCTTCGAGAACTCGGTCAGCAACACCTACGTGGTGGAGAACGGCACCTTCTTCCACAGCACGCGGCTTCCAAGCATCGGCTACGCGGCCGGCGCGGAGCTCTCCGACGACGACACGCGGCGCAAGTACGGGCTGAAGCCGAAGGAGCGGGTGCCGCGGGTCACCGATCCGTCCGCGCGGCGCAACAACTACATCTCGCGCGACGCCGACTGGATCGACTTCGAGGCCACGCTGAGCACCTCGGCGGACCAGGTCGCGCTGGCGCCGGGGTACCTGCAGCGCGAGTGGCGGGTGGGGGACCGGCGGTACTTCCACTACAGGATGGACGCGCCGATCCTGAACTTCTACTCGTTCCTCTCCGCCCGCTACACGGTGAAGCGCGACCGCTGGCGGAGTCCCGGCGGGAAGGACGTGGCGATCGAGGTCTACTACCACCACGCCCACCCGTACAACGTGGACCGGATGATCGACGCGGTGAAGAAGTCGCTGGACCTCTTCACCCGCAGCTTCGGGCCGTACCAGCACCGGCAGGTGCGCATCCTGGAGTTCCCGCGCTACGCCCGCTTCGCGCAGGCGTTCCCCAACACCATCCCCTACTCGGAGTCGATCGGCTTCATCGCGCGGATCGACGACGAGAGCGACATCGACTTCCCCTTCTACGTCACGGCCCACGAGGTGGCGCACCAGTGGTGGGCGCACCAGGTGATCGGGGCCGAGGCGCAGGGGGCCACGGTGATGTCGGAGACGCTGGCCCAGTACTCGGCGTTCCTGGTGATGGAGAAGGAGTACGGCGCGGCGCAGATGCGGCGCTTCCTGGAGTACGAGATGGACCGCTACTTCCAGGGGCGGAGCATCGAGCGCAAGAAGGAGCCGCCGCTCTTGCTGGACGAGGGGCTCGGGTACGTGCACTACAACAAGGGCTCGGTGGCGATGTACGCCCTGCGCGACTACCTGGGCGAGGAGCGGCTGAACGGGGCGATCCGCGCCTTCCTGGAGGAGTGGCGCTTCCGTGGCCCCCCCTACCCCACGTCGCTGGACTTCTACCGGCACCTGCGGGCGGCCACGCCCGACTCGCTGCGCTACTTCCTGGGGGACCTGTTCGAGCGAATCACCCTCTACGACAACCGGGCGCGCGCGGCCACCTGGCGGCGCCTGCCGGACGGGAAGTACGAGGTGACGCTCAGCGTGGAGGCGCAGAAGCTCTACGCCGACTCGCTCGGCAACGAGCGCCCGGCGCCGATGCGCGACCTGGTGGACGTGGGCGTCTTCGGGCCCGCGCCGCGGGGGAAGGAGAAGGACGAGGGCCCGGTCCTGTACCTGCGCAAGCACTGGGTCCCCGCCGGCGCGCGGCAGATCCGCGTGGTGGTCGACCGGCAGCCGGCGCGCGCGGGGCTCGACCCCTACCACAAGCTCATCGACCGCCACCCCGACGACAACGTGGCGGACGTGCGGCAGCGGGGACGGTAG
- a CDS encoding hemolysin III family protein encodes MVLPRRPREELANMLTHAVGLVASAAAAAVLVVLAALGGDPWRIVGTAVFGATVVLLYTASTLYHAARTEKLRARLQVFDHCAIYLLIAGTYTPFTLVGLRGGWGWSLFGVIWGLAMAGVVFKLFFTGRFPRVSMAIYLGMGWLVLVAAGPMLSRLPAATLAWLVAGGVAYTAGTVFYLSRRIPYAHAIWHLFVLAGSVFHALAVATQVV; translated from the coding sequence ATGGTCCTCCCCCGGCGCCCGCGCGAGGAGCTGGCGAACATGCTCACCCACGCCGTCGGCCTTGTGGCGAGCGCCGCGGCGGCCGCCGTGCTCGTCGTCCTCGCCGCCCTGGGCGGCGACCCGTGGCGGATCGTCGGCACGGCGGTGTTCGGCGCCACGGTGGTGCTGCTGTACACCGCCTCCACGCTCTACCACGCGGCGCGCACCGAGAAGCTCAGGGCACGCTTGCAGGTGTTCGACCACTGCGCCATCTACCTGCTGATCGCGGGCACCTACACCCCGTTCACGCTGGTGGGGCTGCGCGGCGGGTGGGGGTGGAGCCTGTTCGGGGTGATCTGGGGGCTGGCGATGGCGGGCGTGGTGTTCAAGCTCTTCTTCACCGGCCGCTTCCCGCGCGTCTCCATGGCCATCTACCTGGGGATGGGCTGGCTGGTGCTGGTGGCCGCCGGCCCGATGCTGAGCCGGCTCCCCGCCGCGACGCTGGCGTGGCTGGTGGCGGGCGGCGTGGCCTACACCGCGGGGACCGTCTTCTACCTGAGCCGCCGCATCCCGTACGCCCACGCCATCTGGCACCTGTTCGTCCTCGCCGGCAGCGTTTTCCACGCGCTCGCCGTGGCGACGCAGGTGGTCTGA
- a CDS encoding GNAT family N-acetyltransferase: MTTIIETGRLVLRELTDEDHAGLFELYQEPEVHRFIGGPPAPFEEFMAAARERWPAYYREHGFGLWATVRKADGALLGRVGLLAQEIDGEREVEVGYALGRPFWGRGYALEAARACRDWAFRNLGVPHVISLILPENERSIRVAERNGMTLWKMADFKQYRVRVYRITREEWERLAPADGAG; the protein is encoded by the coding sequence ATGACGACCATCATCGAGACCGGGCGGCTGGTCCTGCGCGAGCTGACCGACGAGGACCACGCCGGGCTCTTCGAGCTCTACCAGGAGCCGGAGGTGCACCGCTTCATCGGCGGCCCGCCGGCGCCGTTCGAGGAGTTCATGGCGGCGGCGCGCGAGCGCTGGCCGGCGTACTACCGCGAGCACGGCTTCGGGCTGTGGGCCACCGTCCGCAAGGCCGACGGCGCGCTGCTGGGGCGCGTGGGGCTGCTGGCGCAGGAGATCGACGGCGAGCGCGAGGTGGAGGTGGGCTACGCGCTCGGCCGGCCGTTCTGGGGCCGCGGCTACGCGCTGGAGGCCGCCCGCGCCTGCCGCGACTGGGCGTTCCGCAACCTCGGCGTGCCGCACGTGATCTCGCTCATCCTCCCCGAGAACGAGCGCTCGATCCGCGTGGCCGAGCGCAACGGGATGACGCTCTGGAAGATGGCCGACTTCAAGCAGTACCGCGTGCGCGTCTACCGCATCACGCGCGAGGAGTGGGAGAGGCTGGCGCCCGCGGACGGAGCGGGCTGA
- a CDS encoding DUF2975 domain-containing protein, whose product MLIALNLAAGFLILALLVASLLAESWVMTALGVRPGEGRQALILGMRLVALLGIAAVPLVHVVLTRLAAIVETVRAGDAFAPGNAMRLRTIAWAVLGLEVLHLVVAAVAAAASSRGQALDIGWAPSLTRWLAVLLLFVLARVFEEGARMREELEGTV is encoded by the coding sequence GTGCTGATCGCCCTGAACCTGGCGGCAGGCTTCCTGATCCTGGCGCTGCTGGTGGCCAGCCTGCTGGCCGAGTCCTGGGTCATGACCGCCCTCGGCGTCCGCCCGGGCGAGGGCCGCCAGGCGCTGATCCTGGGAATGCGTCTCGTCGCGCTCCTGGGCATCGCCGCGGTCCCGCTCGTCCACGTCGTCCTCACCCGCCTGGCGGCGATCGTCGAGACGGTCCGCGCCGGCGACGCGTTCGCGCCCGGCAACGCGATGCGGCTGCGGACGATCGCCTGGGCGGTGCTGGGGCTGGAGGTGCTGCACCTGGTCGTGGCCGCCGTCGCGGCCGCCGCCTCCTCCCGGGGCCAGGCGCTGGACATCGGCTGGGCGCCGTCGCTCACGCGCTGGCTCGCCGTGCTGCTCCTCTTCGTGCTCGCGCGCGTCTTCGAGGAGGGCGCCCGGATGCGCGAGGAGCTGGAGGGGACGGTTTGA
- a CDS encoding helix-turn-helix transcriptional regulator, translating to MPIIVKLDDVLYARRMTLTELSDRVGITLANLSILKTGKARAVRFSTLEAICEALRCQPGDLLEFVPGPSGAVETGEE from the coding sequence ATGCCGATCATCGTCAAGCTCGACGACGTCCTCTACGCGCGCCGGATGACCCTGACGGAGCTGTCCGACCGGGTCGGGATCACCCTGGCGAACCTCTCGATCTTGAAGACCGGCAAGGCGCGCGCGGTCCGCTTCTCCACGCTGGAGGCCATCTGCGAGGCACTGCGGTGCCAGCCGGGGGACCTGCTGGAGTTCGTGCCGGGGCCGTCCGGGGCCGTGGAGACCGGGGAGGAGTGA